One part of the Polyangiaceae bacterium genome encodes these proteins:
- the trmFO gene encoding methylenetetrahydrofolate--tRNA-(uracil(54)-C(5))-methyltransferase (FADH(2)-oxidizing) TrmFO, with product MSDVTIIGAGLAGSEAALQLARRGFGVRLLEQKPEKRTPAQSSDSLCELVCSNSFRGAHLTNAVGLLKEEMRRLGSEVMQAAELSKVPAGGALAVDREKFSAEMTRRLQAEPKIEIVHGEVGGLPEERPLIIATGPLTSDALAGSLEALLGEGSLAYYDAIAPIISADTIDWDKVFIASRWDKGDTEADQKAYVNCPFNKEQYESFVAEIVAARKVEPKQFEKVRYFEGCLPIEVMAERGIKTLAFGPMKPAGLTDPRTGRWPYAVVQLRKEDEAGSAYNLVGFQSRMAWPEQQRVFRMIPGLEQAEFQRFGAVHRNTFICAPRFLDETMQLNGHPGIYFAGQISGTEGYVESAAGGWLAAHFIAERLQGREPTLPPETTAHAGLLTQLSRNPEDYQPSNITFSHFAAFEGRDAKGKRLKKRDRYQAMADRALDDLQAFVKAHATPYADSASASGSTSAE from the coding sequence ATGTCAGACGTCACGATCATCGGCGCTGGATTGGCTGGTTCTGAGGCCGCACTGCAGCTCGCCCGGCGCGGCTTTGGGGTGCGCTTGCTCGAGCAAAAGCCGGAGAAGCGCACTCCGGCGCAGAGCAGCGACTCACTTTGCGAGCTGGTGTGCTCGAACTCGTTTCGCGGCGCGCACCTGACGAACGCCGTCGGGCTGCTCAAGGAGGAGATGCGCCGCCTCGGCTCCGAGGTGATGCAAGCCGCCGAGCTCTCGAAGGTGCCAGCTGGCGGCGCGCTAGCCGTCGATCGGGAAAAATTCTCTGCAGAAATGACCAGGCGTCTGCAGGCAGAGCCCAAGATCGAGATCGTGCACGGCGAGGTCGGAGGGCTGCCGGAAGAGCGGCCGCTGATCATCGCCACAGGGCCGCTGACGAGCGATGCCCTGGCGGGCTCGCTCGAGGCGCTGCTCGGCGAAGGGAGCCTGGCCTACTACGACGCCATCGCCCCGATCATCAGCGCTGACACCATCGACTGGGATAAGGTATTCATCGCGTCGCGCTGGGACAAGGGCGATACGGAGGCTGACCAGAAGGCGTACGTCAACTGCCCCTTCAACAAGGAACAGTACGAGAGCTTCGTGGCTGAGATTGTTGCCGCGCGGAAAGTTGAGCCGAAGCAATTCGAGAAGGTGCGCTACTTCGAGGGCTGCCTGCCCATCGAGGTGATGGCGGAGCGCGGCATCAAGACGCTGGCGTTTGGTCCAATGAAGCCCGCTGGCCTCACGGATCCGCGGACTGGGCGCTGGCCCTATGCCGTGGTGCAGCTACGTAAAGAAGACGAAGCGGGCTCCGCCTACAACCTGGTCGGCTTTCAGTCGCGCATGGCGTGGCCTGAGCAACAGCGCGTGTTTCGCATGATCCCCGGACTCGAGCAAGCTGAGTTTCAGCGCTTCGGCGCGGTGCATCGCAATACCTTCATCTGCGCGCCGCGTTTCCTCGATGAAACGATGCAACTGAACGGTCACCCCGGGATCTACTTCGCCGGTCAAATCAGCGGCACCGAGGGCTATGTGGAGAGTGCCGCGGGCGGCTGGCTCGCAGCACACTTCATCGCTGAGCGCCTGCAAGGACGTGAGCCGACGCTACCTCCGGAGACCACAGCCCACGCCGGGCTGTTGACGCAGCTCAGTCGTAATCCTGAAGACTATCAGCCGTCGAACATCACCTTCAGCCACTTCGCTGCGTTCGAGGGGCGAGACGCCAAGGGCAAGCGCTTGAAGAAGCGCGACCGCTACCAAGCCATGGCCGATCGAGCCCTCGACGACTTGCAAGCTTTCGTGAAGGCCCACGCGACGCCTTACGCGGACTCCGCTTCGGCATCGGGCTCGACCAGCGCCGAGTGA
- a CDS encoding DNA-processing protein DprA: MTRRLPASPSRILEGASLPPRLRDLEDPPERLWLRGELPSGPMVAVVGTRKPTAQGREFAERLVRDLARRGVTILSGGAVGIDQTAHEATLEASGQTLVVAPGSFERPYPDEHAALFKRVLGHGGGYLSVVPDGNVAEPWGFFRRNSVMAALAHVVVAIESTVRSGTRNTTSRARKLGRPVFWPPASPWDKKRSGFAAEYRLGGVTPLFDARDVLGCLAAQRLYGLPGAAAAQLDFESLWEFEVADAAPSPPKIGEPAEDSSKAFESAGWFGGEAPFESSVRPLTRDVSRQNPSQLLGALEGGPRSGSELAEALEWSRSVVERALVQLMLEGRIERDRRGRFRLA, from the coding sequence GTGACGCGTCGCCTGCCTGCATCGCCTTCTCGCATCCTCGAGGGCGCCTCCCTGCCTCCCCGCCTGCGCGACCTCGAGGATCCGCCTGAGCGCCTCTGGCTGCGCGGCGAATTGCCGAGTGGTCCCATGGTTGCTGTCGTCGGTACCCGAAAGCCAACGGCGCAGGGTAGGGAGTTCGCAGAACGCTTGGTGCGTGATCTAGCGCGGCGTGGAGTGACCATCTTGAGTGGTGGCGCCGTCGGCATCGATCAAACGGCGCACGAGGCGACTCTGGAGGCATCTGGACAGACGCTGGTGGTCGCGCCTGGTAGCTTCGAGCGCCCGTACCCTGACGAGCACGCAGCGCTGTTCAAGCGGGTGCTGGGTCATGGCGGTGGGTACCTGAGCGTGGTTCCGGACGGCAATGTTGCTGAGCCGTGGGGCTTCTTTCGGCGCAATTCGGTGATGGCGGCGCTCGCGCATGTCGTCGTGGCCATCGAGTCGACGGTGCGCAGCGGCACGCGCAACACCACGTCTCGTGCCCGCAAGCTGGGGCGCCCGGTGTTTTGGCCTCCCGCGTCGCCTTGGGACAAGAAGCGCAGTGGCTTCGCGGCAGAGTATCGCTTGGGTGGGGTCACGCCGCTGTTCGATGCGCGGGATGTGCTGGGGTGCTTGGCGGCGCAGCGGCTCTACGGCTTGCCCGGCGCCGCCGCTGCGCAGCTCGACTTCGAGAGTCTTTGGGAGTTCGAAGTGGCCGACGCCGCACCCTCACCCCCGAAAATTGGGGAGCCTGCTGAGGACTCGTCCAAGGCGTTTGAGTCTGCCGGTTGGTTTGGGGGGGAGGCGCCCTTCGAGTCCAGCGTGCGGCCGCTCACTCGGGACGTCTCTCGGCAAAACCCGTCGCAGCTACTCGGGGCCTTGGAAGGGGGGCCCCGGAGCGGCAGCGAGCTGGCGGAGGCGCTGGAATGGTCACGGAGCGTCGTCGAGCGCGCGTTGGTGCAACTCATGCTGGAAGGGCGCATCGAGCGTGACCGCCGGGGTCGCTTTCGGCTGGCTTGA
- a CDS encoding glycerophosphodiester phosphodiesterase: protein MSPADVYASWRRTIGCPPFILGHRGARHAAPENTLAAFELARDEGADGIELDVRLSGDGNVVVVHDATLERVSQGRDVRRVDQLTRAELDAIDVGDGERVPNLRRVLSFCQEHSLRVNVELKSDLSPDLRAQAIQHLRLVQGCAALVKDLQSPGEFVLFSSFNPLLVAMLRRLVPDVPGAWLVHQGQARMLRAVKQRAARSALKLNAVHPQGKVTDAELVSALHAQGSLVNVWTVNDSEDARRLDALGVDALISDCPGQLRQSLNG from the coding sequence GTGAGTCCGGCAGACGTCTATGCGAGCTGGCGCCGCACCATCGGTTGCCCGCCGTTCATCTTGGGGCACCGCGGTGCCCGGCATGCCGCGCCGGAGAACACCCTCGCGGCGTTCGAGCTCGCGCGGGACGAAGGCGCAGACGGCATCGAGCTCGACGTGCGGCTCAGCGGCGACGGCAACGTGGTGGTCGTCCACGACGCCACCCTCGAGCGAGTGTCCCAAGGTCGTGACGTGCGACGCGTGGATCAGCTGACTCGGGCTGAGCTCGATGCGATTGACGTCGGAGACGGTGAGCGAGTCCCCAATCTGCGACGGGTGTTGAGCTTCTGCCAGGAGCACTCGCTGCGGGTGAACGTTGAGCTGAAGAGCGATCTGAGTCCGGACCTCCGCGCCCAGGCCATCCAGCACCTACGCCTGGTGCAGGGCTGTGCCGCGCTGGTGAAGGATCTGCAGTCGCCAGGCGAGTTCGTGCTGTTCTCGAGCTTCAACCCGCTGCTGGTTGCGATGCTTCGGCGCCTGGTCCCCGACGTCCCGGGTGCGTGGCTCGTCCACCAGGGGCAGGCACGCATGCTGCGGGCGGTCAAGCAACGCGCCGCTCGATCCGCGCTCAAGCTGAACGCCGTGCATCCCCAGGGAAAAGTCACAGATGCCGAACTCGTGAGCGCGTTGCACGCCCAGGGTAGCTTGGTCAACGTGTGGACCGTGAATGACAGCGAAGACGCGCGACGCCTCGATGCCTTGGGAGTCGACGCGCTAATCAGCGATTGTCCCGGTCAGCTCCGTCAGAGCTTGAACGGCTGA
- a CDS encoding restriction endonuclease, with the protein MTFTEAAAQVLRLVGKPLHYKEITDVAIEKNLLSHVGKSPEVTMGARLAAVVKKEDETTPLVRVKPGVFALRDWDQATIDRGLADRTPALEYLSKRETNGEADDSETVLASSPVAVSDEDAPRDAAELQRAEMAAHAREFFDVEEDDDEPILGSEEEAEEAPESDEDPRGGRGRRRRRRRNGKGNESSGGDDLPSYTVSDAPLDLDLGIEDEEEPREPRSRERGDRDRERGDRDRGDRDRSDRDRSDRDRNDRDRGDRDRNDRDRGDRDRDRGDRDRDRSERDRDRGDRDRDRDRDRGDRGRDKRRSDDEGDVIEVLASIITNIDRRGGFVAIKQIADTASRKHNLAQDVGQAMGLVNAMLRADNLKRAARGERQRFRFSSGRVACTDGSLDGDLRRLEEEIQGKVLRYQEQVRRQLLRRFQDLPQRALGDLIALLFERLGYTNISHVRRPGGNEIHLSAKAPDFAGGVQTAIVVRKDGKEVGRERVTELRGSLHHYGPAHAGFMLTTGQVLSGAREEAQVSGAAPVMLLDGFGLAALCEQHGIGVQHTRITLPVVDLELFDALKGN; encoded by the coding sequence ATGACTTTCACAGAAGCCGCGGCCCAAGTGCTGCGCCTAGTTGGTAAGCCGCTCCACTACAAAGAGATCACGGACGTCGCGATCGAGAAGAACCTGTTGAGCCACGTGGGCAAGAGCCCCGAGGTGACGATGGGGGCGCGGCTCGCTGCCGTCGTCAAAAAAGAAGACGAGACCACCCCGCTCGTGCGCGTGAAGCCTGGCGTGTTCGCCCTGCGCGATTGGGATCAAGCCACCATCGATCGTGGCCTGGCGGATCGCACGCCGGCCCTCGAGTACCTCTCCAAGCGCGAGACGAACGGCGAAGCGGACGACTCTGAGACCGTCCTCGCGTCGAGCCCGGTGGCGGTGTCCGATGAGGACGCGCCGAGGGACGCTGCGGAGTTGCAGCGCGCCGAGATGGCAGCCCACGCACGAGAGTTCTTCGACGTCGAAGAGGACGATGACGAACCGATTCTTGGCTCCGAGGAGGAGGCAGAAGAGGCACCCGAGTCCGACGAAGATCCGCGCGGAGGCCGCGGGCGCCGCCGGCGCCGCCGCCGCAACGGCAAGGGGAACGAGTCCAGTGGCGGGGACGATCTCCCGAGCTACACCGTTTCGGACGCGCCGCTGGATCTCGATCTCGGCATCGAGGACGAGGAAGAGCCTCGGGAGCCACGCTCACGCGAGCGCGGTGACCGGGATCGTGAACGCGGTGACCGGGATCGCGGTGACCGGGATCGCAGTGACCGGGATCGCAGTGACCGGGATCGCAATGACCGCGACCGCGGTGATCGGGATCGCAATGACCGCGATCGCGGCGATCGCGATCGGGATCGCGGTGACCGCGACCGCGACCGCAGTGAGCGTGACCGGGATCGCGGGGATCGCGACCGAGATCGGGATCGGGACCGCGGAGACCGCGGCAGAGACAAGCGTCGCAGTGACGACGAAGGCGACGTGATCGAGGTGCTCGCCTCGATCATCACCAACATCGATCGCCGAGGCGGCTTCGTCGCGATCAAGCAGATCGCGGACACTGCCTCGCGGAAGCACAATCTAGCTCAGGACGTCGGCCAGGCCATGGGCCTGGTCAACGCGATGTTGCGCGCTGACAACCTCAAGCGCGCCGCCCGCGGCGAGCGTCAGCGTTTCCGCTTCTCTTCAGGGCGCGTAGCGTGCACGGACGGGAGCCTGGACGGTGACCTGCGGCGCCTGGAAGAGGAGATCCAGGGCAAGGTCTTGCGCTACCAGGAGCAGGTCCGCCGTCAGCTGCTGCGCCGCTTCCAGGACCTCCCGCAGCGTGCGCTGGGCGATCTCATCGCCCTGCTGTTCGAGCGCCTTGGCTACACCAATATCAGCCACGTGCGGCGTCCTGGCGGAAACGAAATTCACCTCTCGGCGAAGGCGCCTGACTTCGCTGGCGGGGTGCAAACGGCAATCGTCGTGCGCAAGGACGGCAAGGAAGTCGGCCGCGAGCGCGTCACCGAGTTGCGCGGTTCGCTGCACCACTACGGCCCCGCCCATGCAGGCTTCATGCTTACCACTGGGCAGGTGCTGAGCGGCGCGCGCGAAGAGGCACAGGTTAGCGGGGCAGCGCCGGTGATGCTGCTCGATGGCTTTGGCCTCGCAGCGCTGTGCGAGCAGCACGGGATCGGCGTGCAACACACCCGCATCACGTTGCCTGTCGTGGACCTTGAGCTCTTTGACGCCTTGAAGGGCAACTGA
- a CDS encoding UDP-N-acetylmuramate dehydrogenase, with protein sequence MPARQASNHRSRGRRGPDADTSCYERQVTETLARSTTLGVGGRPLRSVRVSSDHELELAVAEAQRAGLPVLVLGGGSNLVVADDQINGCVVEMRIQGLTFGSSPPNLQSPTETVIVGAGEVWDDFVAAACARDLSGVECLSGIPGSVGATPIQNVGAYGQEVADTIKWVEAFDLQSSRFEQIPASACEFAYRSSRFKHREAGRWVVTRVAFELVRGGAPKLSYGELQRAADKLPELTLASVRQLVIELRRGKSMVLDTKDPNGRSCGSFFTNPIVADELALSIADRAATLGYGKPPSFPQGNGMSKLSAGWLIERAGLAKGTREGNVGLSTKHTLAIVAHADASAAEVVRFAWRVRETVEAFWGVRLVPEPVFWGFGTLEDGLPQR encoded by the coding sequence GTGCCTGCTCGTCAGGCATCGAACCACCGAAGTCGCGGAAGACGCGGCCCCGACGCTGACACCTCATGTTACGAGCGGCAGGTGACTGAAACCCTTGCACGCAGCACCACGCTCGGCGTCGGCGGCCGGCCACTGCGCTCGGTCCGCGTGTCCAGCGATCACGAGCTCGAGCTAGCGGTGGCGGAAGCACAGCGCGCAGGTCTTCCGGTGTTGGTGCTCGGCGGAGGCAGCAACTTGGTCGTCGCAGACGACCAGATCAACGGCTGCGTGGTCGAGATGCGGATCCAAGGTTTGACCTTTGGCTCCTCCCCCCCAAACCTCCAGTCCCCTACGGAAACAGTCATCGTGGGAGCAGGCGAAGTTTGGGATGACTTTGTGGCGGCGGCCTGCGCGCGAGATCTATCGGGAGTGGAGTGTTTGAGCGGCATCCCGGGCTCCGTGGGAGCCACTCCGATCCAGAACGTCGGCGCGTATGGTCAGGAGGTGGCGGACACCATCAAGTGGGTTGAGGCGTTCGATTTGCAAAGCAGCCGCTTCGAGCAGATCCCGGCAAGCGCGTGCGAGTTTGCCTACAGATCCAGTCGCTTCAAGCACCGCGAGGCGGGGCGTTGGGTCGTCACCCGTGTCGCTTTCGAGCTGGTGCGCGGCGGAGCCCCCAAGCTGAGCTATGGCGAGCTCCAGCGCGCTGCGGACAAGCTGCCTGAGCTCACCCTTGCTTCCGTGCGACAACTGGTGATCGAGCTGCGCCGCGGAAAGAGCATGGTGCTCGACACGAAAGACCCCAACGGGCGGAGCTGCGGCTCGTTCTTCACGAACCCCATCGTTGCTGACGAGCTCGCACTCAGCATAGCAGACAGGGCCGCAACACTCGGATACGGGAAGCCGCCATCGTTTCCTCAGGGGAATGGCATGAGCAAGCTCTCCGCCGGATGGTTGATCGAACGCGCAGGGCTCGCAAAAGGTACGCGCGAGGGCAACGTGGGTCTCTCCACCAAGCATACGCTGGCCATCGTCGCGCATGCTGACGCGAGCGCCGCCGAAGTCGTGCGGTTTGCCTGGCGAGTACGCGAGACGGTCGAAGCCTTCTGGGGCGTGCGTCTCGTCCCAGAGCCCGTCTTTTGGGGGTTTGGCACGCTGGAAGACGGTCTCCCCCAGCGCTAG
- the alaS gene encoding alanine--tRNA ligase: protein MSQTASDIRSAFLDFFAAREHRVVESGPLVPPNDPSLMFANAGMVQFKDLFTGKETRDYARATTAQKCIRISGKHNDLEAVGPSPRHHTFFEMLGNFSFGDYFKEEAIVYAWDFLTGTLGLPKDRLVCTYFGGEDGIPADTEARDLWKKLTGFGDDRIIGLGKADNFWQAGDTGPCGPSSEIHIYQGGSGDIDFGSFGDEQTPEGVGWMELWNLVFMQYDRTSKDADLQPLPKPSIDTGAGLERLACVIQGKTNNYDIDLLRELVECAAEISSKPYGHTMAPDDVSMRVIADHSRLTAFLISEGILPDRDGRPYVLRRVMRRAIRHGHRLGIEQPFLHKVALKVAELMGEQYPQLNERRDLIASVAEQEEVRFRRTIQRGLGLLDERFSAMDDAQQKTLAGDDAFKLYDTFGFPLDLTEVICAERGYEVDKDGYETALQKAKEQSQWAGQEKAITDVYRDATAKLPEGGVRFIGYERSEERSKLLAILKDGALFDQLDGSALEGVELVFASTPFYAESGGQAGDSGVIVADGMRFEVHDTQRPMTGLVVHKGTLEQGALAVGSEFELKVDSAKRDATRKNHSATHLLHLALRRVLGEHAQQKGSLVGPDRLRFDFTHGEPLTLEQIREIEDIVNERVQWSAPIQTEVLSMEQAKERGAMMIFEEKYGDTVRLLSIADSLELCGGTHAKNTGDIGLFKILSESGVAAGVRRIEAATGMNAVAHVRALEDQLSRAAKVAKSGGGDLAEKIERILAHDKQLEKKIEELQRKLMEGGGSGGMDALLASARDVGGAKVLSVQTEITDRGALRELAEKLRDRLGDSVVLVGSAAEGKAQLVLTVSKSLTSRFQAGNLIKSVAEKVGGSGGGRPDMAQAGGTDVTQLGAAIESLYSVVEQTTAP, encoded by the coding sequence ATGTCTCAGACAGCCAGCGACATCCGAAGCGCGTTTTTGGACTTCTTCGCCGCACGGGAGCATCGCGTGGTCGAGAGCGGCCCTCTCGTGCCGCCGAACGACCCGTCCTTGATGTTCGCCAACGCGGGCATGGTGCAGTTCAAGGACCTCTTCACTGGCAAAGAGACGCGCGACTACGCCCGCGCTACGACCGCGCAGAAGTGCATCCGCATCAGCGGCAAGCACAACGACCTGGAGGCTGTGGGCCCATCGCCGCGGCACCACACGTTCTTCGAGATGCTCGGGAACTTCAGCTTTGGCGACTACTTCAAGGAAGAAGCCATCGTGTACGCCTGGGACTTCCTCACGGGGACTCTCGGGCTGCCGAAGGATCGCCTCGTCTGCACCTACTTTGGTGGTGAAGACGGGATCCCTGCGGATACGGAAGCGCGCGACCTTTGGAAGAAACTCACCGGCTTCGGTGACGACCGCATCATCGGACTGGGTAAAGCAGACAACTTCTGGCAGGCGGGAGACACCGGGCCCTGCGGTCCGTCGAGCGAGATTCACATCTACCAAGGTGGCAGCGGAGACATCGACTTCGGCAGCTTCGGCGACGAGCAAACTCCCGAAGGCGTCGGCTGGATGGAGCTGTGGAACCTCGTGTTCATGCAGTACGATCGCACCTCCAAAGACGCTGATTTGCAGCCTCTTCCGAAGCCAAGCATCGACACTGGTGCGGGTCTCGAGCGTCTCGCCTGCGTGATCCAGGGCAAGACGAACAACTACGACATCGATCTGCTGCGTGAGCTGGTGGAGTGCGCAGCGGAGATCTCTAGCAAGCCCTACGGCCACACCATGGCGCCGGATGACGTCAGCATGCGGGTCATCGCGGATCATTCCCGCTTGACGGCGTTCCTCATTTCCGAAGGGATCCTTCCTGATCGTGACGGGCGCCCATACGTGTTGCGACGCGTGATGCGGCGCGCGATTCGTCACGGTCATCGTCTCGGGATCGAGCAGCCGTTCCTGCACAAGGTAGCCCTCAAAGTCGCCGAACTGATGGGGGAGCAGTACCCGCAACTCAACGAACGGCGTGACTTGATCGCGAGCGTTGCCGAGCAAGAAGAGGTGCGCTTCCGTCGCACCATTCAGCGTGGCTTGGGTCTCTTGGACGAACGCTTCTCCGCGATGGATGACGCCCAGCAGAAGACACTCGCTGGAGACGATGCCTTCAAGCTCTACGACACCTTCGGTTTCCCTCTGGATTTGACCGAGGTGATCTGCGCAGAGCGCGGCTACGAGGTCGACAAGGACGGCTATGAGACGGCCCTGCAGAAAGCCAAAGAGCAGAGCCAGTGGGCCGGCCAAGAAAAGGCCATCACCGACGTCTACCGAGACGCGACCGCCAAGTTGCCTGAAGGCGGCGTGCGCTTCATCGGCTACGAGCGCAGCGAAGAGCGCTCCAAGCTGCTGGCGATCCTCAAGGATGGCGCGCTGTTCGATCAGCTGGACGGCAGCGCGCTCGAGGGTGTGGAGCTCGTCTTCGCAAGCACACCCTTCTATGCGGAGAGCGGCGGTCAGGCGGGAGACAGCGGAGTCATCGTCGCCGACGGCATGCGTTTCGAGGTTCACGACACACAGCGTCCGATGACCGGCCTGGTTGTTCACAAGGGTACCCTCGAGCAGGGTGCGCTTGCGGTCGGCTCAGAGTTCGAGCTGAAGGTTGATAGCGCCAAGCGAGATGCCACGCGGAAAAATCACTCCGCGACCCACCTCTTGCATCTCGCTCTGCGCCGGGTGCTCGGGGAGCATGCGCAGCAGAAGGGTTCACTAGTTGGCCCGGATCGACTGCGCTTCGATTTCACTCACGGCGAACCCCTCACGCTGGAACAGATCCGCGAGATCGAAGACATCGTGAACGAGCGCGTACAGTGGAGCGCCCCGATTCAGACCGAAGTGCTCAGCATGGAGCAGGCGAAGGAGCGCGGCGCCATGATGATCTTCGAGGAGAAGTACGGGGACACCGTGCGCTTGCTCAGCATTGCTGACAGCCTCGAACTCTGTGGCGGCACTCACGCGAAGAACACCGGCGACATCGGGCTCTTCAAGATCCTCAGCGAGTCGGGTGTCGCCGCGGGCGTTCGACGTATCGAAGCCGCGACCGGCATGAACGCGGTCGCTCACGTGCGTGCCCTAGAGGATCAGCTCAGCCGTGCGGCGAAGGTCGCGAAGAGCGGTGGCGGCGATCTCGCTGAGAAGATCGAGCGCATCTTGGCTCACGACAAGCAGCTCGAGAAGAAGATCGAGGAGCTGCAACGCAAGCTGATGGAGGGCGGCGGCTCGGGCGGGATGGATGCCCTGTTGGCCAGCGCGCGCGACGTCGGGGGCGCCAAGGTGCTCAGCGTTCAGACGGAGATCACCGATCGCGGTGCGCTCCGCGAGCTCGCAGAGAAGCTGCGTGACCGCTTGGGCGACAGCGTGGTGCTCGTGGGCAGCGCGGCTGAAGGCAAGGCGCAGCTCGTGCTCACCGTGTCCAAGAGCCTCACATCACGTTTCCAGGCGGGAAATCTGATCAAGAGCGTCGCCGAGAAGGTCGGTGGTTCTGGAGGCGGACGTCCCGATATGGCTCAGGCTGGGGGAACCGACGTCACCCAGCTCGGCGCCGCGATCGAGAGCCTCTACAGCGTGGTCGAGCAAACCACCGCGCCCTGA
- a CDS encoding serine/threonine protein kinase: MSDEGAPESLQSAPVSIPDSGEAIESFRGSFTSFDSEAEAQSLIGSIVAERYRIMKLLGEGGMGAVYLAEHVHMKKPFAVKVLHRELTVISEVVARFEREAVAAGLIDHPNVAKATDFGRLVDGSFFLVLEYVEGQSLSRALELQRPFPQERALVIARQIVDALAAAHSAGIVHRDLKPDNVMLIDRGTGIEHVKVLDFGIAKLDTGKGGPALTQLGTVFGTPQYMAPEQAAGQTVDRRADLYTVGMMLYEMLSGTLPFDGDEIGAILAKQITVVPDPLPAHIDPQLRALVARQLEKNADDRLQSAEDFLAELDSILGRLMQDPSSILHASVPPMSASFSLIPPSSVAAQTSAQTVLNHPVGRPMSLVDRVRGMPGVRVPFVVLGVGGLGLLFLGAFLASIIFIAARPSSGRSAAGNPEGDIDGGTATATAKVDPDVRALLASASTGDINAIKKLEQRPADDRSAQEWLALGQGYTANNRAKEGLEAYDRALKLDSKLAKNRSIIGHVRAGANHAETGNLAISIAERHLGSVGADMLYDIWVATKAKNEQTTLAKSLLESPEMKAKFSPALRVAMSLRDARACNDYKKLLPEATLHGDTRSTRVLQKLAVKKGCGFLKLGDCYPCLRSGNDLSDALQSVQKRPEPRF; this comes from the coding sequence ATGAGTGACGAGGGTGCCCCGGAGAGCTTGCAGAGCGCGCCTGTGTCGATCCCCGACTCCGGCGAAGCCATCGAGAGCTTCCGCGGCTCGTTCACCTCATTCGACTCAGAAGCCGAAGCACAATCGCTGATCGGGTCGATCGTCGCCGAGCGCTATCGGATCATGAAGCTGCTCGGCGAAGGCGGTATGGGCGCGGTGTACCTCGCGGAACACGTGCACATGAAGAAGCCGTTTGCGGTGAAGGTGTTGCACCGCGAACTGACGGTCATCTCAGAGGTCGTTGCTCGCTTCGAGCGAGAGGCAGTCGCAGCGGGCCTCATCGATCATCCGAACGTTGCCAAGGCAACCGACTTCGGGCGACTCGTCGACGGCAGCTTCTTTCTCGTGCTTGAGTACGTCGAGGGCCAAAGTCTCTCGAGGGCTCTCGAGCTTCAGCGCCCGTTTCCTCAAGAGCGCGCGTTGGTGATAGCGCGGCAAATCGTCGACGCGCTCGCCGCCGCGCATTCCGCGGGGATCGTTCATCGCGATCTAAAGCCCGACAATGTGATGCTCATCGACCGCGGTACGGGCATCGAGCACGTGAAGGTGCTCGATTTCGGCATCGCCAAGCTAGACACGGGCAAGGGGGGCCCCGCGCTTACTCAGCTCGGAACGGTGTTTGGTACGCCGCAGTACATGGCACCCGAGCAGGCTGCTGGGCAGACGGTGGACCGCCGCGCGGATCTCTACACCGTCGGCATGATGCTCTACGAAATGTTGAGCGGCACGCTGCCATTCGATGGTGACGAGATTGGCGCCATCCTGGCCAAGCAGATCACTGTCGTCCCCGATCCGTTGCCGGCGCACATCGACCCCCAGCTCCGCGCGCTGGTCGCGCGCCAGCTGGAGAAGAATGCTGATGATCGCTTGCAGAGCGCAGAGGATTTCCTCGCGGAACTAGACTCCATTCTGGGGCGCCTGATGCAGGACCCTTCATCAATCCTGCACGCCAGCGTGCCGCCGATGTCCGCGTCTTTCTCGCTCATTCCTCCGTCGAGCGTCGCCGCGCAGACCTCCGCCCAGACCGTACTGAACCATCCAGTCGGCCGCCCCATGAGCCTCGTGGATCGGGTGCGGGGAATGCCCGGGGTACGAGTCCCCTTCGTCGTACTTGGGGTTGGGGGGTTAGGGTTACTCTTTCTCGGAGCCTTCCTCGCGAGCATCATCTTCATCGCCGCCCGGCCCTCCTCGGGCCGTTCTGCCGCTGGCAACCCAGAAGGTGACATCGACGGGGGCACCGCGACGGCGACCGCCAAGGTGGATCCCGACGTCAGGGCGTTGCTCGCTAGCGCTTCCACCGGCGACATCAACGCCATCAAGAAGCTCGAGCAGCGTCCCGCCGACGATCGCTCCGCGCAGGAGTGGTTGGCGCTAGGCCAAGGCTACACCGCGAACAACCGCGCGAAGGAAGGCCTGGAGGCGTACGACCGGGCCCTGAAGCTCGACAGCAAGCTCGCGAAGAATCGCTCGATCATCGGCCACGTACGAGCCGGTGCCAACCATGCGGAAACGGGCAACCTCGCCATATCCATCGCTGAGCGTCACCTCGGGAGCGTTGGGGCGGACATGCTCTACGACATCTGGGTCGCGACGAAAGCCAAGAACGAGCAGACGACGCTAGCCAAATCGCTGCTCGAGAGCCCGGAGATGAAGGCAAAATTCTCACCAGCGCTGCGCGTCGCAATGTCGTTGCGCGACGCGCGGGCGTGCAACGACTACAAGAAGCTACTGCCTGAGGCCACGCTACACGGCGATACGCGCTCGACCCGCGTGCTGCAGAAGCTGGCAGTGAAGAAGGGCTGCGGCTTCCTGAAGCTTGGAGATTGTTACCCTTGCTTGCGTTCCGGGAACGACCTGTCCGATGCCCTGCAGTCCGTACAGAAGCGCCCTGAGCCGCGCTTCTGA